The proteins below come from a single Bremerella sp. JC817 genomic window:
- the gatA gene encoding Asp-tRNA(Asn)/Glu-tRNA(Gln) amidotransferase subunit GatA — MALYEASATQLLSQLESGEVTSVEVTKACLEQIRKHDGEVGAFLKVMDDKALAKAEEVDKKRKAGESVGMLAGVPVAVKDLLCTEREVTTCASKMLENFVPPYSSTVVKKLEQADAVIIGKTNMDEFAMGGSTENSALGKTRNPWNTSLVPGGSSGGAAACLAARMVPLSIGTDTGGSIRQPASFCGVVGLKPTYGRVSRFGLIAFASSLDQIGPMARTAEDTALFLEAMSGYDPNDSTSANVPCPLFTQTVDKPLEGLRIGLVKEHFGEGLNGEVEKAVREAVAVYESMGAKVVDISLPHNKYGIATYYIIAPSEASSNLARFDSAHYGHRCDEATMLEELKAEEDALRAAGKEAELKKLDTPLIRMYRKSRAEGFGPEVKRRIMLGTYTLSAGYYEAYYLKALKVRRLIREDYDKAFKSVDIIMGPTAPNPAFAAGSKTNDPLAMYLEDLYTVTANLAGIPAISVPCGMTSDGLPVGVHMQAPALEEDRLLRAAYMFQKATDWHSKSPSM, encoded by the coding sequence ATGGCTTTGTACGAAGCGTCCGCCACCCAGTTGTTGTCTCAGCTCGAATCGGGCGAAGTTACCTCGGTTGAGGTCACCAAGGCCTGTTTGGAGCAAATTCGCAAGCACGACGGCGAGGTCGGTGCCTTCTTGAAGGTGATGGACGACAAGGCTTTGGCCAAGGCCGAAGAAGTCGACAAGAAGCGTAAGGCAGGCGAGTCGGTCGGTATGCTCGCTGGCGTGCCGGTCGCCGTCAAAGATCTCCTTTGCACCGAAAGGGAGGTGACGACCTGTGCTTCGAAGATGCTCGAAAACTTCGTGCCCCCTTACAGCAGCACCGTCGTCAAGAAGCTGGAGCAAGCCGATGCCGTCATCATCGGCAAGACCAACATGGACGAGTTCGCCATGGGTGGTTCGACCGAGAACTCGGCCCTTGGCAAGACACGCAATCCTTGGAATACCAGCCTCGTGCCAGGCGGTTCGTCAGGTGGTGCTGCCGCATGTCTGGCGGCACGCATGGTTCCACTTTCGATCGGTACCGACACCGGCGGTTCGATTCGCCAGCCAGCTTCGTTTTGTGGTGTTGTCGGTTTGAAGCCAACCTATGGACGCGTTAGCCGATTCGGCTTGATCGCCTTCGCCAGCAGCCTGGACCAGATCGGTCCGATGGCTCGCACCGCGGAAGACACCGCGTTGTTCCTGGAAGCGATGAGCGGTTACGACCCGAACGATTCGACGTCGGCCAATGTTCCTTGCCCGTTGTTCACCCAGACGGTCGACAAGCCGCTGGAAGGCCTGCGAATCGGTCTGGTGAAAGAACACTTCGGCGAGGGTCTCAACGGCGAAGTCGAAAAGGCAGTTCGCGAAGCGGTCGCCGTCTACGAATCGATGGGTGCGAAGGTCGTCGATATCTCGCTGCCACATAACAAGTACGGCATCGCGACCTATTACATCATCGCCCCGAGCGAAGCTTCGAGTAACCTCGCTCGCTTCGATAGTGCCCACTACGGACACCGCTGCGATGAAGCGACCATGTTGGAAGAACTGAAGGCGGAAGAAGACGCCTTGCGAGCCGCCGGCAAAGAAGCGGAGTTGAAGAAGCTCGATACCCCGCTGATCCGTATGTATCGTAAGAGCCGCGCCGAAGGCTTCGGTCCTGAAGTGAAACGACGCATCATGCTCGGTACGTACACGCTGAGCGCCGGTTACTACGAAGCCTATTATCTGAAGGCCTTGAAGGTGCGTCGTTTGATCCGCGAAGACTACGACAAGGCTTTCAAGTCGGTCGACATCATCATGGGACCCACCGCGCCGAATCCCGCCTTCGCTGCTGGATCGAAGACCAACGATCCGCTGGCGATGTACCTGGAAGACTTGTACACCGTGACCGCGAACCTGGCAGGCATTCCAGCCATCTCGGTTCCATGCGGAATGACCAGTGACGGACTGCCAGTCGGCGTCCACATGCAGGCCCCAGCCTTGGAAGAAGATCGCCTGCTGCGTGCGGCGTACATGTTCCAGAAGGCAACCGACTGGCACTCCAAGTCGCCATCGATGTAG
- the gatC gene encoding Asp-tRNA(Asn)/Glu-tRNA(Gln) amidotransferase subunit GatC, whose protein sequence is MSSLTREDVEKVSLLARLRLSEDELTKMTEQMSQIVSYVELLNEVNTDDVEPMAHAVEQYNVFAEDVPHQSLPREAALANAPKSDSECFRVPAVLGD, encoded by the coding sequence ATGTCCTCGTTGACTCGAGAAGATGTTGAGAAGGTTTCGCTGCTGGCCCGCCTTCGTTTGTCGGAAGACGAACTAACGAAGATGACCGAGCAGATGAGCCAGATCGTCAGCTACGTCGAACTTCTGAACGAAGTAAACACAGACGACGTCGAGCCAATGGCTCACGCCGTTGAGCAGTACAACGTCTTTGCGGAAGACGTACCCCATCAGTCGCTACCTCGCGAGGCTGCTTTGGCCAACGCACCCAAGAGCGACAGCGAATGCTTCCGCGTGCCGGCTGTGCTGGGCGACTAG